The Tardibacter chloracetimidivorans region GCGCACCCCGCTGTTCATCGCCGCCGCGCTCCCGCTCAAGATCTTTCCGCCGCTCTTCAACCGCTATCAGGGCGGCGAGCGGTTCGACACCCATGTCGACAATGCCATCCGGGTGCTGAAAGGGTCGGAGTTCCGCGTCCGCAGCGATCTGTCGGCAACGCTCTTCTTCAGCGATCCCGATGAGTATGACGGCGGCGAACTGGCGGTGGAGGACAGCTACGGAGTCCACAGCGTGAAGCTGCCGGCGGGCGACATGGTGCTTTACCCGGCCTCCAGCCTGCACCATGTGACGCCGGTCACGCGCGGCGCGCGAGTGGCGAGCTTCTTCTGGATTCAAAGCATGGTGCGCGATGACGGCGCGCGCCAGCTGTTGTTCGATCTTGACCGGTCGATTCAGACCATCGCCGCCGATCGCGGGCACGACGATCCCGCCATCGTCCAGCTGACGGGCGTCTATCACAATCTGCTGCGCCGCTGGGCGGACAGCTGAAACCGCTTAGCCGCCGGGCATCCAGCCGGGGGCGGCAAGCTCGAACCCGCTGAACGCGAATGCGGGCGACACAATGCACGACACCAGAGCCCAGCCCCGGTCGGCGTCGGCCGCCTGCCATTGATGTGGCGCAATCCGGTGCTGGGGCACATCGCCTGCCAGAACGTCGCCGCCAAGACGCGTTGAACGGATCGGGCCTTCGTCGCTGTCGGCTGTCTGGAGGCAAAGCGAGGCTCCGGCATGGAAAAGCCAGAGTTCGGTCGCGTCCACTCTGTGCCAATGGGATTTCTGCCCAGCCTCCAGCAGAAACAATATCGCGGTCGCCGTGCCGCGCGCTCCATCGGGCGATTCCGCCCGCCAGGTTTCGCGGTACCAGCCGCCTTCCGGATGGGGTTGCAGGTCCAGCCTGCGGATCAGCTCCGATGCCTCGCTCATAGGCGTCAGCATTGCTGCTAATCGAGCATCGCGGCAAGGGCGGGGGAAATCCGCTCTTCGCCGGTAGTGAGCACGATCAACGCTGCCAGCCCAAGCCGCTCGGCATAGGCCATTCCCTGGTCCGGGCCTGCTATGGTGATGGCCGTCGCATGGACATCGGCCTTCATGCAGCTTTGGTGGATGACGCTCACCGATGCCGCTTTATTGTCCAGCGGCCAGCCGGTGCGCGGGTCGATGCTGTGTGCATAGCGCCTTCCGTCAGCCTCGAAATAGCGGCGATAGTCGCCCGAAGTCGCAACCGAAAGCCCGTGCAGCGCGACCAGAATCTCCTCGCAGGTCGCGTTTGACGGGCGTTCCAGCGCCACCCACCAGGGTGACCCATCGGGCTTCACGCCTTCGCCGCGCAACTCGCCGCCGATTTCGATCAGGAAATGGCGGAGCCCAAGCCGCTTCAGCGCATCGGCGGCGCGATCGACGCCATGGCCCTTGGCGATTGCTGAAAAGTCGAGCCTGCATCCGCCCGGCTGGCGGGCGCGCCTTGCCTTTCGGTCAATCTCCAGCCGCTGCCAGCCGCCGCTCCGCATCGCCGCTGCGATTTCATGCGGTGACGGTGCGTCCTGGCGGGCGGGGGCGGGGCCGAAACCCCAGAGATCAACCAGCGTGCCGATCGTCGGATCATAAGCCCCGTCCGATGCCTCAGCCACTTCAAGCGCGCAGCAAAGCACGTCGAAGAAGCCGGGCGGCAGGTCGCGCCATTCGCCCGGCACCGCCTTGTTGAAGCGGCTGAGCTGGGACTCCGGCTCCCAATGGCTCATCTCGCTCACCACGCCGTCAAGGCTTTGCTGGATCAAATCCCGCACCGCCGCCAGCG contains the following coding sequences:
- a CDS encoding FAD:protein FMN transferase, which gives rise to MTRVAIPLTLGGAAAAPAAGAQVESLGGLTMGTSWSARLVRPAFVPLAAVRDLIQQSLDGVVSEMSHWEPESQLSRFNKAVPGEWRDLPPGFFDVLCCALEVAEASDGAYDPTIGTLVDLWGFGPAPARQDAPSPHEIAAAMRSGGWQRLEIDRKARRARQPGGCRLDFSAIAKGHGVDRAADALKRLGLRHFLIEIGGELRGEGVKPDGSPWWVALERPSNATCEEILVALHGLSVATSGDYRRYFEADGRRYAHSIDPRTGWPLDNKAASVSVIHQSCMKADVHATAITIAGPDQGMAYAERLGLAALIVLTTGEERISPALAAMLD
- a CDS encoding cupin domain-containing protein, whose translation is MSEASELIRRLDLQPHPEGGWYRETWRAESPDGARGTATAILFLLEAGQKSHWHRVDATELWLFHAGASLCLQTADSDEGPIRSTRLGGDVLAGDVPQHRIAPHQWQAADADRGWALVSCIVSPAFAFSGFELAAPGWMPGG
- a CDS encoding Fe2+-dependent dioxygenase, translated to MMLHIPGVLGADQLREARALLDAAEWVDGNVTSGYQSALAKRNMQLPEDSPLARQIGQTILAALGRTPLFIAAALPLKIFPPLFNRYQGGERFDTHVDNAIRVLKGSEFRVRSDLSATLFFSDPDEYDGGELAVEDSYGVHSVKLPAGDMVLYPASSLHHVTPVTRGARVASFFWIQSMVRDDGARQLLFDLDRSIQTIAADRGHDDPAIVQLTGVYHNLLRRWADS